Below is a window of Halarcobacter anaerophilus DNA.
CAACAAGCGTAAAAATCTCTTGCAGTTTAACAGATAGAATATCAGACAGATATGTACACAATTTACGAAGAATAATTGAGCTTAATAAACTTGTGTTTAAAGAAAAACTTTCTGAATTTGAAAAAAAATTTGCAACGCTTTTAGAGGATTTGGTACAGTTTATTGCTGAGGTTGATTTAACGGTTTCAAATATAAAAACAGCAAAAAAACACAATTATGTTTGTCCTAAAATAGTTAAAACAAAAGATGATGAAAACTTTTTGGAACTTATTGATTTAAGACATCCGATTATTGAAGAAAATGAAGAGCAGGGAATCTATGTACCTAATGATATTATCTTAGGAGAACTTAGTTTAGCACAAGATGAACATAAAAACAATGTTATTATAAAAAACTCAAATCCTATTAATATTAACAATAATAAAATGCACGGTATTTTGCTTTACGGAATCAACTCTTCAGGAAAATCCTCTTTGATGAAATCAATAGGAATAGCGGTAATTCTTGCACAAGCAGGATTTTATGTACCTTGCAAATCTATGAGATTTTCTATTTTTGATTCAGTTTTTACCAGAATCAGCGGAGCTGATAATATTGCAAAAGGTTTATCCTCTTTTGCGGTTGAGATGTTAGAGCTTAAAAATATTTTTAATAGAGCAAATAAACGCTCTTTGGTTTTAGGAGATGAAATTTCCCACAGTACGGAAACAATGAGCGGCTTGTCTATTGTCGCAAGTGCGATATTAAAACTAGCCAAACTGGAATCTCTTTTTGTATTTGCGACACATTTACATCAACTTCCCGAAATAGAAGAGATAGCACAACTTAAAAACATAATTTCTCTTCATCTATCCGTAATGTATGAAAATCAAGAAGACAAACTTATTTTCGATAGAAAACTAAAATACGGAAGCGGCTCTTCTATGTATGGATTGGAGTATGCAAAATCTTTACATATGGATAGAGAGTTTTTAAGCGTAGCAAATGAGATTAGAAAAAAACTGACCGATGATTATACTCCTGTTGAGAGATTAACCAAAAGAAAAGCTTCAAAATACAACAAAGATGTATTTGTAAGCTCTTGCGTAATTTGCGGAAAAGCTTGTGATGACGTTCACCACATAAAAGAACAGGCAAGGGCAAATAAAGATGGGTTTATAGGGCATGTTAACGCAAATCATAAATATAATCTAATACCTCTTTGTAAAGAACATCATAAAATGGTACATGAAGGAACTATAAATATAAACGGTTTTGTAGCAACTTCAAAAGGATTGGAACTTCATTATACTATGGTAAAAGAAGAAGAGAGATAGAGTTACTTTTTATCTTCTCTCTCTTTTTTTGTTTTTAAAATATTCCTTACAAGAAGAATTATAAAAAATACAGCCGTCAAAAAAGATATAACAGCTCCTTGCATATTTGAATCTTGAAAAAAAGTATATGCAAGAGCTAAACAGATTAAAGATATAACCAAACACATTAATATTTCTCTTTCTCTCCGTTTTTAAGTATATCTTTCGTAAATCTTATAACTCTGTTTCTTCCTGTCTCTTTTGCTTTATAAAGACATAAATCCGCATATTTGATACATTTCCAAAATTGGTTGGTATCTTCAGGATAAAAAGCATAACCTATACTTACTGTTTTACTAAAAGATTCATTGTTAAAATTAAATACGATTTTTCCAAATTCGCTGTTTATTCTTGAAGCCAGCTCTTTTGCACTCTCATGAGTTGGATTTCTCATTACTATTAAGAACTCTTCTCCTCCGAATCTTACGATAAACTCATTGTTTGTAATATTGCTTTTCATTGTTTTTGCAAGTCTTTGTAAAATCGCATCTCCTGCATCATGACCGTAAGTATCGTTTACCATTTTAAAATAGTCGATATCTAAAAACATTACGGCATAAGTAGTATTATGAGAAAGCTCTTTAGGCATAGTTTTATCTACAAACTCATCTAAATATTTTCTGTTATAAAGACCTGTTAATCCGTCTACTAGATTTCTTTCTCTTAACACATCCATTAAAATTCGGCTTTCTAAAATAGGTTTTGTCTCTTCAAGATATTTTTTAATTATTCCTATTTGATACTTATTGTGATGAATACAAGCTTTATCTTCACATAAAATATGAATTGTAATAGCTTTTTGTTCATTTATATTAAAAGGAATACAAGTATAATCGTCAGGTGCTTCACAAGAAGCTACTCTACAAACTTCCGGAAAAGTTTCAGAAGAGATAACATTGTCGGTTCTTTGCGCTCTGCATAACTCTCTTATCTCTTTTTTTATACTACAACAAGGAGCTTTTCCTTTCGGAGCATAAATGATTTTTCTTTCATCTTTTTGTAAATCCTCTTCAAAAATATAAAAACTTTTTATCTCCAATTTATCTTTTAATACCTGAATAAGTCTGTAATATATATCATCTTTTGTTAAATCCGTTTCTATGGTTTTTTTATAGTTGTAGATTTCCGAAATATCTTCTATTATCTCTTTTGCAGTTAAGAGTTTGTCGTTATTTACGTTTGTAGCTCTGTTATGAACAAAAGATGTAAGATTTTTTTCAATTCCTGTCAAAACCGTTTCAAGTTTTTCTATAATCTCATTTAACCACATAAAGGCTTCTTTATCCTCTTTTAGAATGCCTTCTTTGGCTCTTATTGTGTAATTGCCTTCATGAACTTGTTTTAAAACCTCTGTAATATAATCAAAAGAGGTAGTATAAGGTTTGATTTTTTTGCTTATAAATATAAGAATAAAAATTAAAAAAAGTATAACTATAGCTATTATATTAAGCAAAATAGCAATACTTGACATTCTATCTTCTTGTATATCAAAAGTTAAGGAAATAGCTCCTAAAACCTCTCCCTCTTTTGCATTATGACAGCTTAAACAGTTTGGTTTATCTGCCGAAGAAGCCGTATAAGGAATCGTTATTCTAAGATTTGCTTTTTTTATACTTTCATTTACTACAACTTTCTCTTTTCCAGTTTCTAAAACTTGCTTGTCTATTTCATCTCTTGGGGTTTCATTTGCGAAATTGCTGTTTCCGAATTGCTCACTTACTCTAGGTGATCTAATCACCCAAAGTTCATTTAACTCTCTTAATCTTTCTAAACTGTTTAAGAAAACATCTCTTTGGTTCATATTCCCGTTTATCATATGGGAAGTTAAAGTATTTTTTACAATATCGGCAGTTAAATAGGCTCTCTTTTTTGCACTGTCATAACCGCTTTGTCTTGAACCGATTGCTACCAAAGCAACAATAATCAAGGTTAAAAGTGTAACCATTGAAAATATAATAAGAGTTATCTTCTTGTTAGAATTCATATTTTGCCTTTTTTAATTAAAATTGTAAAATATCTATATATTAAGAGTTACAATACTTTAAATGCTTCTTCTAAATCTAAAGTTCCTTCATAAAATGCTTTTCCTACTATTACTCCGGAAACATTTCCATTGTTTTTGCAATTTTTAATATCTTCTATATCTTTGACTCCGCCGCTTGCAATAGTATCAATACCGCTTGCTTGGGCAATAGATTGAGTAAATTCAACGTTTACTCCGCAAAGCATTCCGTCTTTGCTTATATCAGTACAAATAATTGCCTCAACTCCTGCATTTGCAAATTCACGTGCTAAATCCGTAGCTTTCATTGAGCTGACTTCTGCCCATCCTTCAACGGCTACCATACCGTCTTTTGCATCAATTCCCACGGCAATAGGATATTTTGCTGCCATATCCTTTACAAATTTAGGATCTTTTACAGCAATTGAACCTAGTATTAATCTGTCAACACCTAGTTTTAAGTACATTTTTATAGTCTCTTCATCTCTGATTCCACCACCTAGTTCCACTTTCAAATTACAGTTTTCTCTGATTTTTTTTATCTGTTCCAAATTTGCAGGTTTCCCGGCAAATGCGCCGTTTAGATCTACTATATGAACCCATTTGCTTCCTAATTCTTCAAATCTTTTAGCAACCATCCAAGGTTCATCGGAATAAATTTTTGCACTATCCATTAAACCTTTGCTAAGTCTTACTGCTTTTCCATCTTTTAAATCAATCGCCGGTAATATATCCATTATTCTCTCTTTTATTTTTGTAAAGTAAAATTATAGTAATTTTTTTTAGTATTTTCGCTAAAACATTTATGAAAACTCGTTTCTTAGGGAAATATAAAAGAGATTTTAATATATTAAAAATTAAAAAAAATTAATTAAAATAAAAAATTAAGCTTATGTTTACAAATTCTAAAAAAAAAATTATAATAGTGAAGATATTTTTTGTAAGTTAAATTTTTTCTAATTTAAAGGATTGTTTATAGGCTTACGGAACAAAAATTGCTTTATATGAAGAAAAAATTATTATAACATAAAATATACACAATAGAGAGATTGATAAAAAATATTATAACTATATAATTTTGTTATGAAATGTTCCTATTTTATAAGGATGGCGATGGGGAAGAAAAAAGATATATTAAAATCATTAAGTCTAATTACTCTTTTAATAGTTGAAGAAAATAAGAAATCAAGAGATAAAATGACTGCTTTTTTAAAAGATAAGGTAAAAGAAATTTATACGGCTTCAAATGCCAAAGAGGGATTAACAGAGTATAAAAAAAATATGCCGGATTTGGTGATAAGCGATATTAAATTACCTCAAGAAGACGGAATTTGGATGTCAAAAGAGATTAAAAATATTGATAAAAACGTAAAAATTATCTTTATTACTAAACTAAGCGATTCAAAATATCTTTTTGATGCGATTAAACTTCATGTGGATGATTATCTTGTAAAACCAATAGAGTGTGATATTTTACAAAGCTCTTTGCTTAATATCGCAAAAAGTATAAATCTTGAAAAAAAGAGCAAGCAGATAATCAATACTTTGGAGCAATATAAAGATATAGTCGATGAACGTTCAATTGTATCAAAAACAGATCTTAGAGGGGTTATTACCTATGTAAATAAACCTTTTGAGGATATTTCAGGATATGATAAAAGCGAGTTAATAGGAAGACCTCATAGTTTAATAAGACATGAAGAAACACCTAAAGAAATTTTTGAAGACCTTTGGAAAACTATTCTTTCAAAAAAAACTTGGCACGGAACTATTAAAAACAAGAAGAAGAACGGAAATTATTACATAGTAGATACGATTATAAAACCGATTTTAGATATTAACGGAAATATAGAAGAGTTTATTGCCTTAAGAAATGATATAACGGATTTGGAAGAATCAAAAGAGTATTTTAAAAATCAAAGTGAAAAGAGTAATTTAGATCTGAAAGAGAGTATTAAAAAAGCTACAATCTATAAAAAAGCAATCGATAAATGTAATATTATATTAAGAATTTCAAAAGATAGAAGAATAACTTTTGCAAATGACGCTTTTTGCAAAATAAGCGGCTTTTCAAAAAAAGAGTTGATAGGCAAACCTTATTTACTTATAAGAGATAAAAATATAGATTTAGAAGAGTATGAAAAAGAGATTAGTAAAATGCAAAAAAGTCTTGATAAAGGCAATATTGTGGAAGGAAGAATCTCAAACAGCGCAAAAGACGGTTCGGTTTATTATTGTAAATATACGGTTTTTCCTATTGAAGATGAGAAGGGAAATATCATAGAGTATATGAGTATAAGACATGATATTACGCAGATTATAAAACTTCATACAGAACTTGAAGAGACCCAAAGAGAAGTTATATACAAACTAGGGGAAATAGGGGAAACCAGAAGTAAAGAGACGGGAAATCATGTAAAAAGAGTTGCCGAATACTCAAAGGTTCTGGCAAGAAAAATAGGAATGCCCGAAAATGAAGTTAAAACTCTTTTTGCCGCTTCACCTATGCATGATATAGGAAAAGTGGGAATCCCCGATTCTATTTTAAATAAGCCCGGAAAACTAAATCCCGAAGAGTGGGAATTTATGCAAAGTCATGCGGAAATAGGATATAACATTTTAAAATCATCAAATAGACCTATTTTAAAAGCTGCGGCTATTATATCTTATACTCATCATGAAAAATGGAACGGGAAAGGTTATCCTAGAGGTTTGAAAAAAGAAGATATTCATATTTACGGAAGAATTACGGCTGTTGCCGATGTATTTGATGCTTTAGGAAGTGATAGATGCTATAAAAAAGCTTGGGAAACCGAAGATATTTTAACTTTTTTAAACACTCAAAGCGGAAAACATTTTGATCCTGATTTAATAAAAGTTTTTATGGAAAATGTTAATGAATTTTTGGAAATAAGAGAAAAATATAAAGATAATTTTTAAAATTTTAATTATATAGAAAACAGATAATTATATTAATGAACAAATTGTATAATAAATATATAAATAAAATTTAAGAAAAGAAATGAATAAAATAAATAAGAATATTTTAAAAAATACAACTGTTTTATATGTAGATGATGAAAAAGAGATAAGAGATAAAATTGAATATTTTTTGGCAGAATATTTAGAAGAACTTTATGTCGCCTCAAATGCAAAAGAAGCAATAAAACTTTTTAAAGAAAAAAGACCCGATATAATTATAACAGATATTCAAATGCCCGGTATGAACGGTATAGAGATGCTAAAGCAGATGGATATCAAAAATCAAATCCCTGTTGTTATTACAACCGCTCATTCCGATGCAGACTATTTTATAGAGGCAATAGAGCTTAAAGTAGATAAATTCGTGATGAAACCTATAGATTTGGTTGAACTTGTTGAGACTATTCAAACTTTGATTGAGGGCTCAAAATTAAAACAAAGACTTATTGAAAATAATAAACTTTTGGAAATAATAGATGAAAACGTATTAATGTCAATTACGGATGAAGAAGGAGTAATTGTAGATGTAAGCAGTGCCTTTTGTCAGTTTGTAGGGTATTCAAAAGATGAATTAATAGGTCATACCCACAGAATACTAAAAGATGAAAAGAATGAAAAATCTTTTTATGAAAATATGTGGAAAGTAATTAAAGAGGGTAAAGTTTTTAAATCAGAGTTAAAAAATAGAAAAAAATCAGATGAAATATGCTGGGTAAATTTAACTATAAGTCCACTTTTTCATAATAATAAAATAGAGAATTTTATTGCCATAAGACAAGATATTACAAATAGAAAAGAGCTTGAAAAACTTGCAATTCATGATCCGATGACAGGACTTTACAACAGAAGGTTTTTAAATGAAGTTGTAGAAAAAGAGATTAGAAGAATAAAAAGGGAAGGTTCTGTTTTAAGTCTTGTAACAATGGATGTTGATTATTTTAAAAGATATAACGATAAATATGGACATCCAGCAGGAGATAAAGTCTTAATAGAAATTGCAAAAGTCTTAAAAAAACATGCCCAAAGAGCAACCGATTATTGTTTTAGAATGGGAGGAGAAGAGTTTGGAATAATTTTCAGTAATTTAAAAAAAGAGGACTCTTTGATTTTTGTTCAAGAAATGATAAAAGCGGTTGAAAATTTAAAGATTATTCATGAAAACAGTGCTTGCAGTAAATATGTAACTATCTCTGCCGGATTAATTGTGGAATCATCTAAACATTTGGATTCTTTTAAAAAATTATACAAATACTCCGATGAAGCTTTATATAAAGCAAAGAAAAACGGGAAAAATCAGGTAGTTTTATCTGAAAATTCCCTGTAAAGTTATAGATTCATAAAATTTTTTAAGATTTTAAGACCGTTATCATGTGATTTTTCGGGGTGTGGCTGAAAACCGTATATATTATCTTTATTTACGGCACTAACGAATTTATATCCATACTCTGTTGTTCCGATTACGTTTTTATCATCGGTAACAGCATGGTATGAGTGTACGAAATATAAATAAGGATCTTTTAATCCTTTAAAAAGAGTATGATCGTCTTTTACTTCAATTGTATTCCATCCCATATGAGGAATTTTCGTATCTTCGTGCATTTTAGATTTGTCAAATTTTATAATTTGTCCCTCTATAAGTTCTAAGCCTTTGTGTTTCCCAAACTCAACAGAGCCTTCAAACAAAAGTTGCATTCCCAAACAGATACCGATCATAGGTTTTCCGCTTTTAGAAAACTCCCAAATAGCTTCTTTCATTCCAGTTGTATTTAAATTTTCCATTGCATCGCCGAATGCGCCTACGCCTGGCAGAATAATTCTATCATAATATTTAAGTTCATTCGGGTCTTTTACGAAGGAGGCCTTTGCATCCAATAAATGACAGGCATTATAAACACTTGCTAGATTTCCCATATTGTAATCTATAATTCCAACCACATAATATCCTTTTGTGTTAAAAAAAATATTATACAGAAATTTTGCCTCAGCTAGGGTTAAAGATTCTATTTGTTTAGAATTTTAAAGAATTAATATAGTTGATATTTAATGGATTTTTCAATATAATTTTTATTGTTTATTAATAAAAAAATTGATCTTTTTAACAAAAAAATCTTAAAAAAAGAGCTGATTCTCTCAAATAAAAAATAAAGGAAAGTTTAAAATGTTCACTGCTTGGAGAGTATATTTTTTTATAGGTTTTATAATCCTGTTTTCGGGTTGTACTCAGAAGAACTTAGAAAAAAATGTACCTGTTTCAAAAAATATTCAAAAAAAAGAGACAAAAGAGTATAAAAAGTATAAATATTGTAACAAACATGAAGAGATAATGACTTTTGCTTCAAACTATATACAAGAGGAGTTTAAAAAAGCTTATTTCTCTTCTAATGATACAGTAGGAGCAAAAGCTCAGCTTTTTTTAATAGAGAAAAATTCTCCCACTGCTTTTGCAAAAAATATAAATGCGGCAAGAGAATCTTATAACAGTCAATATTTAACGGCAAAAGAGAACGGATGCAATATTGAAGAGTTTAAAATATTTCCCCTTGAAAAAATCAAAAACATAATTAAAAAGCTAGAAGAAGAGCAGAATAAATGAAAAAATATATCCTGCTTTTTACTCTTTTTTCCTTTTGCATATTAAATGCACAAAATTTAAAAATCGAAGATCTTCTTGAAAAAATAAACGGAAGTTCAAATGAAAAAGAGAAGATACAGTTGATTAAAGAGTTAAAACAAAAATTGGCTTTGAAAAATAAAAAAGAGAGACAAGAGGCAAAGGCAATTTTAAAAGCAAAGCAGAAAACTCCTTCAAAACCCTATGACGATACCTTCTTACGTAAGCAGTAAAATATGGATGATAGAAAAAAAATACTACTTTTGGAAGATGATACTATTTTAGCCCAGACTATGAAGGCACTTTTGGAACAAGAAAATTATAATGTTACTTTAGTAGAGGACGGAGAAGAGGTTTTAAACGCAACTTATGAAAAAAAGTATGATCTCTATCTTTTTGATATTAATGTTCCTTTGTTAAACGGAACCCAGACTTTAAAACTTTTAAGAGAAGCCCAAGATACTACACCTACTTTTTTTATAACGGCACTTAGAGATACGACTTCGATTCTAAAAGGTTTTGACTGCGGTTGTGATGATTATATTAAAAAACCTTTTGATCCTGATGAACTTTTAGCCAGAGTAAAAGCGGTTATGAAAAGAAATAATCCCGTAATAAAATATAAAAATATAACCTTTGATTTGTTAGAAAACAGATTGATTTTAGATAAAGAGGAACTCTCTTTGGGAAGTGTAGAAAAAAATGTTTTTGCACTTCTTATAAAAAATATAGGCAGAACGGTTGATAAAACGGTTTTCTTTGAGTATATGAATAAACCAAGCGATGCTGCTTTAAGAGTTTTAATAAGTAAATTAAAAAAGATGCTAAATATTGATATAAGTAATACAAAAGGTGTAGGGTATAAACTTGAAAAACTATGAAAAAAAATCTTTTTTTACCTCAATTTTTCTATTTTTTGTTCCTTTAGTTCTATTTTCAAGCATAGTTTTATATATGTATCATGAAGATAAAATCAAAGATATAGAACAAAATATTCTTTATCAAATGAGAGATTATACTTTTGATTTTAAAGGAGATAAATTCTCTTTGGATGTAATTGAAAATGACAATAGCAAAGAACTTTTTAAACTTTATCATTGCAGTGAGGGACTTTGTGCCTATTTTAAAGCAGCAAGTTCTGGACTCTATCTTTTAAAAGTAATTTATGCCCAAGAAAAGTTTGATAAAATTTATCATGAATTTTTTATAAAAACTTTAAAAATCAGTATTATTATATTTTTTTCTCTTCTATTTTTATCAATAGGTTTTGCTTTTTACTCATTAAGACCAATGAGAGAAGCTTTGTATCTTTTGGAAAATTTTTTAAAAGATTTGATTCATGATTTAAATACTCCTTCAACTTCTATTTTAATAAATTCAAAAATGCTTAAAAAACATGGAGATTTTGAAGAGATTGAACGTATAGAACTTAGTGCAAAAACTATAAGTTCTTTATATAAAAATTTAGAATTTATTAATTCAAAAAAAATTATAAAAGATGAATCAATCTCTATAGAAGAGGTAATTAATGCAAGAATTACTCTTTTACAAAAACTTTTTCCTTCTATACAATTTAAAAAAGATATTCAAAATTTTACTATACAAAGCAATAAAAATGCCCTTGAAAGAATCTTTGACAATCTATTAACAAATGCTTGCAAATATAATAAGAAAAAAGGAGAAGTTCGTATCTTTGCAAAAGATAACAAAGTTTTTATAGAAGATACTGGAGTAGGGATTAAATCCGTAAACAGAGTATTTGAGAGATACTACAAAGAGAACGACAGAGGACTTGGAATAGGTATGAATATTGTAAAAAAGCTGTGCGAATCTTTGAATATAGAGATAAAAATAAAAAGTAAAGTAGGCGAGGGTACAAAAGTAGAACTGGCTTTTAAATAATCATTCAACTAATAATTTAGTTGAATGATTAAATCAAATCAATTTTCAGAAAAAATAGGTCTTTTTAACTTTTTATCTACTAGATCTCTTGCTCTTTGCAGAAAATCTCTGTCTAACGCGGCAATTTCATCATCAAGTTCATTCAGCAGTTCTGTTTTTACTTTTACATCTTCAGTGTTATTGATTTTATCAACTAATTTATCAATATCATTTAGATCTGTTGCAAAAAGTGCTGTTACGGTCAGAACTGCTAAGATTAAAACTCCTTTTGCTAATACTTCCATTTTTACTCCTTCTTTTTGTTTTATAATGAAAGTATATATCTTGAGTGTAAGTTAAGTATAAGTTCATCTTTTTGCATCGGCAAGAGTTAGTGAAAAAAGAACATTGTTCCCTCTTTTTTCCAAAGTTTTTTTAGCCTCTAAAATAGTAGTTCCCGTAGTAATCAAATCATCAACTAGAATGATAGATTTATTAAAAAGAGATGTTTTAAATTTTCTTGGATTTTTTTGTCTAAAATTTAAATCTTTCCCGGCATATTTTACGATATTAGTTGCTTTGCATCTACCAAAAACAGGTTTTATATATTTTGATTTTAAATGTTTTGAAAGAATTGCCGTTTGGGAAAAATCATGTCTGGTATGTTCATCAATTCCTACTGAATATATTTGTCGGTCAAATTCGAAATTTTGTGCAAACTCTTTAAATGATAGTTTTGCCAAAATATTAAAAATCTTATCTCCGTGGAAGTAATATTTTGAAAGAAGTAGATCTTCAATATCATTAAAAGAGTAAAAAGAGTAATTGAAAAAATCCTTTTCAAGCTCCCTTTTATAAAAATCGGGCATTAAAATATTTTTTTGACACTTTTTACAAATAATAGAAAAAGATAAATTACCGCAAACTAGACATTTCATAATAAAAATAATTATATCACAATTATTTTAAATTATTTTCTTTAATATATATAAATAATTTATTTTATAGAGTAATTTTTATTTTAAATAATTCTATATTTAATATCATCTTTTATAAATATATCTAAAAGGAGTATAAATGAAAACAAAACTGATTTTGGGATTAACTTTGCTGTTTGCTTTAGTAAGTGCAAACGCTTATGAGTTAAACGGAGATTTAAATCTAAAATGGACAGGTTTTAAAACCGCTCAAAAAGTGGGTGTTTCAGGTACATTCAAAAATGTTGAGTTTAAAATTTCAAAAAATGATGATTTTGCAGAGTTTTTAAAAAGTGCAAATGTTAAAATAGATACCTTAAGTTTTGACTCAGGGCTTGACGTTAGAAATAAAAGTATCGTCTCTACGCTATTTTCTTTAAAAAGTTCGGAAAATATTTTGGCAAGTATTTCTAAAGTAGATATGAAAAACAAAACTTTAACATTGAAATTAACTATGAACGAAGTTTCTAAAAATGTTCCTATGACATATTATATAAATAAAGGCAGTATGATAGCAAAAGGGCAAATAGATATTTTGGATTATAATATGAATGACTCTTTTGCAAAATTTGCAAAAGCTTGTTTTGATCTGCATGAAGGAAAAAGTTATTCAGAAGTTCATATAGCTTTTACTCTTCCTTTTAAAAAATAAAAACAGCAGTATTAATTTTTTAATACTGCTTCTCCAAAACTTTCAAATAATAAATTTAAAACTTAAAACAGCTATTTTTATAATTTAATTTTAAGATTTTATATCATATGATTACATATTCATATGTACATATAAAAAGGAATTCAGATGATTGTAGATTGTTGTGATCACTCCAAAGAGGTAGAAAAAGTAAGAAAAACATTAATATGTGACGAAACTTTATACGATATAGCTGAACTCTTTAAAGCTTTTGCAGATACTACAAGAATCAAAATTATTGCAGTTTTAAAAGAAGAAGAGTTATGTGTAGGAGCTATTAGTGAGCTTATAAATGTAAGTCAATCAGCTGTATCTCACCAATTAAGGGCACTAAAAAGTGCAAAAATAGTAAAACCTAGAAGAGAAGGTAAAAATATATTTTATTCTTTAGATGATGAACATATTAAAAAAATCTATGATATGGGATTAGAGCATATAACAAAAGGATAAGCATGCAAAAAGTCAAATTAGAAAATCTTGATTGTGCAAATTGTGCACTTAAAATTGAAAACTCTTTAAACCAGATGGAAGAGTTATCAAATGTGAAGTTGAATTTTTCCACTTCTACACTTACTTTTGAGCAAAAAGGAGATGACAATTTATTTGATAAAATAGAAAAAGAGATTCAAAAAATTGAGAATGAAGTAGTTATTGTAAGAGATGAAGAAAAAACACAAAGAACTTTTTGGCAACTGCTTGATAAAAAACTGTTATTAATTACGCTTTTTTCTCTTTTATTGACATTTTTTTCTTATAACTATATTCAAAACGCTACTTTGCAATTAGCAGTTTATCTGCTTGCTTATTTTTTAGTAGGTTGGGATGTTTTATTTAAAGCAGTAAAAAATCTTTTAAACGGAAAACTTTTTGACGAACATTTTTTAATGGGAATTGCAACAATAGGAGCTTTTGCTTTAGGAGAGTATATTGAAGGTATTGCTGTAATGATATTTTATCAAGTAG
It encodes the following:
- a CDS encoding GGDEF domain-containing protein; this encodes MNSNKKITLIIFSMVTLLTLIIVALVAIGSRQSGYDSAKKRAYLTADIVKNTLTSHMINGNMNQRDVFLNSLERLRELNELWVIRSPRVSEQFGNSNFANETPRDEIDKQVLETGKEKVVVNESIKKANLRITIPYTASSADKPNCLSCHNAKEGEVLGAISLTFDIQEDRMSSIAILLNIIAIVILFLIFILIFISKKIKPYTTSFDYITEVLKQVHEGNYTIRAKEGILKEDKEAFMWLNEIIEKLETVLTGIEKNLTSFVHNRATNVNNDKLLTAKEIIEDISEIYNYKKTIETDLTKDDIYYRLIQVLKDKLEIKSFYIFEEDLQKDERKIIYAPKGKAPCCSIKKEIRELCRAQRTDNVISSETFPEVCRVASCEAPDDYTCIPFNINEQKAITIHILCEDKACIHHNKYQIGIIKKYLEETKPILESRILMDVLRERNLVDGLTGLYNRKYLDEFVDKTMPKELSHNTTYAVMFLDIDYFKMVNDTYGHDAGDAILQRLAKTMKSNITNNEFIVRFGGEEFLIVMRNPTHESAKELASRINSEFGKIVFNFNNESFSKTVSIGYAFYPEDTNQFWKCIKYADLCLYKAKETGRNRVIRFTKDILKNGEKEKY
- the hisA gene encoding 1-(5-phosphoribosyl)-5-[(5-phosphoribosylamino)methylideneamino]imidazole-4-carboxamide isomerase, with protein sequence MDILPAIDLKDGKAVRLSKGLMDSAKIYSDEPWMVAKRFEELGSKWVHIVDLNGAFAGKPANLEQIKKIRENCNLKVELGGGIRDEETIKMYLKLGVDRLILGSIAVKDPKFVKDMAAKYPIAVGIDAKDGMVAVEGWAEVSSMKATDLAREFANAGVEAIICTDISKDGMLCGVNVEFTQSIAQASGIDTIASGGVKDIEDIKNCKNNGNVSGVIVGKAFYEGTLDLEEAFKVL
- a CDS encoding HD domain-containing phosphohydrolase, translated to MGKKKDILKSLSLITLLIVEENKKSRDKMTAFLKDKVKEIYTASNAKEGLTEYKKNMPDLVISDIKLPQEDGIWMSKEIKNIDKNVKIIFITKLSDSKYLFDAIKLHVDDYLVKPIECDILQSSLLNIAKSINLEKKSKQIINTLEQYKDIVDERSIVSKTDLRGVITYVNKPFEDISGYDKSELIGRPHSLIRHEETPKEIFEDLWKTILSKKTWHGTIKNKKKNGNYYIVDTIIKPILDINGNIEEFIALRNDITDLEESKEYFKNQSEKSNLDLKESIKKATIYKKAIDKCNIILRISKDRRITFANDAFCKISGFSKKELIGKPYLLIRDKNIDLEEYEKEISKMQKSLDKGNIVEGRISNSAKDGSVYYCKYTVFPIEDEKGNIIEYMSIRHDITQIIKLHTELEETQREVIYKLGEIGETRSKETGNHVKRVAEYSKVLARKIGMPENEVKTLFAASPMHDIGKVGIPDSILNKPGKLNPEEWEFMQSHAEIGYNILKSSNRPILKAAAIISYTHHEKWNGKGYPRGLKKEDIHIYGRITAVADVFDALGSDRCYKKAWETEDILTFLNTQSGKHFDPDLIKVFMENVNEFLEIREKYKDNF
- a CDS encoding GGDEF domain-containing response regulator, whose amino-acid sequence is MNKINKNILKNTTVLYVDDEKEIRDKIEYFLAEYLEELYVASNAKEAIKLFKEKRPDIIITDIQMPGMNGIEMLKQMDIKNQIPVVITTAHSDADYFIEAIELKVDKFVMKPIDLVELVETIQTLIEGSKLKQRLIENNKLLEIIDENVLMSITDEEGVIVDVSSAFCQFVGYSKDELIGHTHRILKDEKNEKSFYENMWKVIKEGKVFKSELKNRKKSDEICWVNLTISPLFHNNKIENFIAIRQDITNRKELEKLAIHDPMTGLYNRRFLNEVVEKEIRRIKREGSVLSLVTMDVDYFKRYNDKYGHPAGDKVLIEIAKVLKKHAQRATDYCFRMGGEEFGIIFSNLKKEDSLIFVQEMIKAVENLKIIHENSACSKYVTISAGLIVESSKHLDSFKKLYKYSDEALYKAKKNGKNQVVLSENSL
- the hisH gene encoding imidazole glycerol phosphate synthase subunit HisH — translated: MVGIIDYNMGNLASVYNACHLLDAKASFVKDPNELKYYDRIILPGVGAFGDAMENLNTTGMKEAIWEFSKSGKPMIGICLGMQLLFEGSVEFGKHKGLELIEGQIIKFDKSKMHEDTKIPHMGWNTIEVKDDHTLFKGLKDPYLYFVHSYHAVTDDKNVIGTTEYGYKFVSAVNKDNIYGFQPHPEKSHDNGLKILKNFMNL